In Halobacillus amylolyticus, the following proteins share a genomic window:
- the sigK gene encoding RNA polymerase sporulation sigma factor SigK, whose amino-acid sequence MSSLIASILYFFKESLLFVSYVKNQAFPNPLSKEEEAKQLKLMEEGSREARDTLIEHNLRLVAHIVKKFENTKEDFEDLISIGTIGLIKGIESYSTGKGTKLATYAARCIENEILMHLRSTKKMNKDISLQDPIGHDKEGNELNLLDILQADVEDIVEEIQLHMELEQIKEFITVLDEREKEVIIFRYGLGDTDEKTQREIARELNISRSYVSRIEKRALMKIFHEFYKQSKRKKPS is encoded by the coding sequence GTGAGCAGTCTGATCGCTTCTATCCTTTACTTTTTTAAAGAATCTTTACTCTTTGTGTCTTATGTAAAAAATCAGGCATTTCCAAATCCACTGTCTAAAGAGGAAGAAGCCAAACAACTGAAACTGATGGAAGAGGGAAGCCGAGAGGCAAGAGATACGTTGATTGAACATAACTTGAGACTGGTTGCTCATATTGTTAAAAAGTTTGAAAATACGAAGGAGGATTTTGAGGATTTAATTTCAATTGGAACGATAGGACTAATCAAAGGCATAGAGAGCTACTCTACAGGCAAAGGTACGAAATTGGCTACCTATGCTGCCAGATGTATAGAAAACGAAATACTGATGCATCTTCGTTCCACTAAGAAGATGAATAAAGACATCTCGTTACAAGATCCGATTGGTCACGACAAAGAAGGAAATGAATTGAATTTGCTTGATATATTGCAAGCAGATGTCGAGGATATTGTTGAAGAGATTCAGCTTCACATGGAGCTTGAACAAATTAAGGAGTTTATTACTGTTTTAGATGAAAGAGAAAAAGAAGTCATCATATTCCGTTATGGCCTGGGAGATACAGATGAAAAAACTCAAAGGGAAATTGCAAGAGAGTTAAACATCTCCAGGAGTTATGTTTCTCGTATTGAGAAAAGAGCACTAATGAAAATCTTTCATGAATTTTATAAACAAAGCAAGCGAAAAAAACCATCTTAG
- the mtnN gene encoding 5'-methylthioadenosine/S-adenosylhomocysteine nucleosidase has product MAIGIIGAMDEEIELLKSKMKINQTVEAAGSKFIEGELCQQSVVLLQSGIGKVNAAIATTILHERFTIERVINTGSAGGFAKELEVGDLVISSLVTHHDVDVTAFQYEYGQVPGLPAMYPADSSLMERAMEAVRKTDAKAKKGIIATGDSFMQEEARVSFVRGKFPEMIAAEMEAAAIAQVCYKYNTPFVVIRALSDIAGKESSISFDQFLPKAAENAATMIMEMLTSLD; this is encoded by the coding sequence ATGGCCATCGGAATTATTGGAGCAATGGATGAAGAAATAGAATTGCTAAAGAGCAAAATGAAAATCAATCAAACGGTTGAGGCTGCCGGAAGTAAATTTATAGAAGGCGAGCTTTGTCAACAATCGGTTGTACTTTTACAGTCAGGAATTGGTAAAGTGAACGCCGCAATTGCAACGACTATTTTGCATGAGCGTTTTACCATTGAGCGAGTGATTAATACAGGGTCAGCCGGGGGATTTGCAAAGGAATTAGAAGTCGGCGATCTCGTCATTTCTTCTCTTGTCACTCATCATGATGTTGATGTGACTGCTTTTCAGTATGAGTATGGTCAGGTTCCAGGTCTTCCGGCCATGTACCCGGCGGATTCATCATTGATGGAAAGAGCAATGGAGGCTGTGAGGAAAACGGACGCTAAAGCGAAGAAAGGAATCATTGCTACAGGTGATTCCTTCATGCAGGAGGAAGCTCGCGTAAGTTTTGTACGCGGCAAATTTCCTGAAATGATTGCCGCTGAAATGGAGGCGGCGGCAATTGCCCAAGTATGCTATAAATACAATACTCCTTTCGTTGTAATACGAGCCCTCTCAGATATAGCAGGTAAGGAATCTTCCATTTCATTTGACCAATTCCTTCCTAAGGCTGCGGAGAATGCTGCAACGATGATTATGGAGATGCTTACATCGCTAGACTAA
- a CDS encoding YrhC family protein, translated as MKSTEWIESKIADYKRFTLTLLILSSYLYIGVLISIYEYHSQAYLYLLIMIAGLLSAAFGFVLKLKKLRQRLLEE; from the coding sequence TTGAAGTCTACCGAATGGATTGAGAGCAAAATTGCAGATTATAAGCGATTTACCTTAACTCTACTCATATTAAGCAGTTATTTATATATTGGCGTACTCATTAGTATCTATGAATATCATTCTCAAGCTTATCTCTATCTGCTAATCATGATTGCTGGATTGTTAAGTGCAGCATTTGGATTTGTACTAAAGCTTAAGAAATTGCGCCAGCGTTTACTTGAAGAATAG
- the mnhG gene encoding monovalent cation/H(+) antiporter subunit G, with protein sequence MSGTWINVILDILICISLLSGTFFIVSASIGILRFPDVYTRLHAATKGSTLGITGILIGSFLFMYVEHGIVSGKLLLGILFILLTAPVTGHVLGRAAYYSGVPLSDKSVEDEHKKNLEKVKDH encoded by the coding sequence TTGAGCGGAACATGGATTAACGTAATACTTGATATTCTCATATGTATTTCCTTACTCTCGGGTACGTTCTTTATTGTTTCTGCCTCGATTGGTATCCTGAGGTTCCCTGACGTTTATACAAGGCTTCATGCAGCTACAAAGGGCTCAACATTAGGGATAACCGGGATCCTCATTGGATCATTTCTTTTCATGTACGTAGAGCATGGGATCGTGAGTGGAAAATTACTGTTAGGTATCCTATTCATTCTTTTAACGGCTCCCGTAACCGGGCATGTGCTGGGGCGGGCCGCTTATTACAGTGGTGTTCCGTTGAGTGATAAAAGTGTGGAAGATGAGCATAAAAAGAATTTGGAAAAGGTAAAAGATCACTGA